Proteins encoded in a region of the Haloglomus salinum genome:
- a CDS encoding endonuclease/exonuclease/phosphatase family protein, with translation MVGSPDERRGVRRRSVLRAAGAGVAGFVPAASGAAAASGRQPDTSADWSARLPQHVRVATRNLGLGARLYGFVDTDTLRIDPEQVYERYQQVRSTAPPARMAAIASGLADDLPAVVGLQEVARIRRGPNDYAGGSEPNARREVYDFLDLLTTALESELDRYDFDVGYRVAAVSQNLDEEFPAEGPDDERFDIRLTDRDVVLVRDDLAVRRTDDGTYGLNVSATLEDGTRVSVKRGYALATVELEGAPFTFVTTHLAVASRIIREAQAEELAGLAERRDGPVLVAGDLNTTPEGDRSAAYERLTDAGLEDVWAAVTDDPGPTCCQGELMRNERSRLGIRVDHVLSAGPVVPLAARRTGADPDDRIEATTPDGEVRLWPSDHAGVVADVRVEPRTRDPVPVLRRLLFG, from the coding sequence ATGGTGGGGTCACCGGACGAGAGACGAGGGGTACGTCGCCGGTCGGTACTCCGTGCCGCCGGAGCAGGTGTCGCCGGCTTCGTCCCGGCGGCCAGCGGCGCGGCCGCCGCCTCGGGCCGACAGCCCGATACGTCGGCGGACTGGTCGGCACGCCTCCCACAGCACGTCCGCGTGGCGACCCGGAACCTCGGACTGGGCGCCCGGCTGTACGGCTTCGTCGACACCGACACGCTCCGTATCGACCCCGAACAGGTGTACGAGCGCTACCAGCAGGTCCGCTCGACTGCACCGCCCGCCCGGATGGCGGCCATCGCGAGCGGCCTCGCCGACGACCTGCCGGCGGTCGTCGGGCTGCAGGAGGTCGCGCGCATCAGGCGCGGCCCGAACGACTACGCCGGTGGGAGCGAGCCCAACGCCCGACGGGAGGTGTACGACTTCCTCGACCTCCTCACGACGGCGCTCGAGTCGGAGCTCGACCGATACGACTTCGATGTCGGCTACCGCGTCGCCGCCGTCAGCCAGAACCTCGACGAGGAGTTCCCCGCCGAAGGACCCGACGACGAGCGGTTCGACATCCGTCTCACGGACCGGGACGTGGTGCTCGTTCGCGACGACCTCGCCGTCCGGCGGACCGACGACGGGACCTACGGACTCAACGTCAGCGCGACCCTGGAGGACGGCACCCGGGTGTCGGTCAAGCGCGGGTACGCGCTCGCGACGGTCGAACTAGAGGGGGCACCGTTCACGTTCGTGACGACGCACCTCGCGGTGGCGAGTCGCATCATCCGGGAGGCACAGGCCGAGGAGCTGGCGGGCCTCGCCGAGCGGCGTGACGGCCCGGTCCTCGTGGCGGGCGACCTGAACACCACCCCCGAGGGCGACCGGTCGGCCGCGTACGAGCGGCTCACGGACGCCGGCCTCGAGGACGTGTGGGCGGCGGTGACCGACGACCCGGGACCGACCTGCTGTCAGGGGGAACTCATGCGCAACGAGCGCTCGCGGCTGGGCATCCGCGTGGACCACGTCCTGAGCGCGGGACCGGTGGTGCCGCTGGCCGCCCGGCGGACGGGCGCCGACCCCGATGACCGCATCGAGGCGACCACGCCGGACGGCGAGGTACGGCTCTGGCCCTCGGACCATGCGGGGGTCGTCGCGGACGTCCGCGTCGAACCGCGGACGCGTGACCCGGTGCCAGTGCTGCGGCGGCTCCTGTTCGGCTGA
- a CDS encoding class I SAM-dependent methyltransferase, protein MDDRTYWDERYRDATFRLPEEPSRPLREFADALPEGRAFDVATGTGRNALFLAAQGYEVDAVDVSGVALAEARERAAERDLDGHVDWIQADLDTYCAPESTYDVVSVSFYRALELLPDLKEALAPGGVLCYEHHLRSPEADRGPSDDRHRFRSNDLLRAALDLTVLHYEETTRVADGRTSAVATLVARNTSGGSQTYPRREA, encoded by the coding sequence ATGGACGACCGGACCTACTGGGACGAGCGCTACCGGGACGCGACGTTCCGGCTCCCCGAGGAGCCCTCGCGGCCGCTGCGCGAGTTCGCCGACGCCCTCCCCGAGGGGCGAGCGTTCGACGTCGCCACCGGCACCGGCCGGAACGCGCTGTTCCTCGCGGCACAGGGCTACGAGGTCGACGCCGTGGACGTCTCGGGCGTCGCGCTGGCCGAGGCGCGCGAGCGGGCCGCCGAACGCGACCTCGACGGCCACGTCGACTGGATCCAGGCCGACCTCGACACCTACTGCGCCCCCGAGTCGACGTACGACGTGGTGTCGGTGAGCTTCTACCGTGCGCTGGAGCTGCTCCCCGATCTGAAGGAGGCGCTGGCGCCCGGGGGCGTCCTCTGCTACGAGCACCACCTGCGCTCGCCCGAGGCCGACCGCGGCCCGAGCGACGACCGCCACCGCTTCCGGTCGAACGACCTCCTCCGCGCGGCACTGGACCTGACCGTACTGCACTACGAGGAGACGACGCGCGTCGCGGACGGCCGGACCTCGGCGGTGGCGACGCTCGTGGCGCGGAACACGAGCGGCGGGAGCCAGACCTACCCTCGCCGGGAGGCGTAG
- a CDS encoding site-2 protease family protein produces the protein MDDLDAPTGGPPVAAFSSAFHVEEVRQDGDRLVYVGEPRVGQQALEREVWPLFREHGYEVRLTTVKDSETDPISGVELHQSRHALVADPRSVGIDGIPWTNVVMLLLTVLTTLFAGTIWYYEPLTSPLDLVTGDSWKFSLAVLSVLGIHELGHYVLSRYHDVDASLPYFIPVPTFIGTLGAVIRMKGRIPDRDALFDIGVAGPLAGLVAAIVVSTVGLLMDPISVPASVQNSPDAIVIEFGYPPLLHGLSMLTGQPLTYSDPGMAVNPVVFGGWIGLFVTFLNLIPVGQLDGGHIVRAMAGENAERVAAFVPLSLFALAGYLFFVQGLDIRDSVAIWTFWGFITIGLAYAGHATPIYDEPLDRKRMAVGLLTFVLGLLCFTPVPFQYVGGF, from the coding sequence ATGGATGATCTCGACGCGCCGACCGGAGGACCGCCGGTTGCGGCGTTCTCGTCGGCGTTCCACGTCGAGGAGGTCCGCCAGGACGGGGACCGGCTGGTGTACGTGGGCGAGCCCCGCGTGGGCCAGCAGGCTCTCGAGCGCGAGGTGTGGCCGCTGTTCCGCGAGCACGGCTACGAGGTCCGGCTGACCACCGTCAAGGACAGCGAGACCGACCCCATCTCCGGGGTCGAACTCCACCAGAGCCGGCACGCCCTCGTCGCCGACCCGCGGAGCGTCGGCATCGACGGCATCCCGTGGACGAACGTCGTGATGTTGCTGCTGACGGTGCTGACGACGCTGTTCGCGGGAACAATCTGGTACTACGAGCCGCTGACCTCGCCGCTGGACCTGGTGACTGGCGACTCCTGGAAGTTCTCGCTCGCCGTCCTGTCGGTGCTGGGTATCCACGAACTCGGCCACTACGTCCTCTCGCGCTACCACGACGTGGACGCCTCCTTGCCGTACTTCATCCCCGTCCCGACGTTCATCGGGACGCTGGGTGCGGTCATCCGGATGAAAGGGCGCATCCCGGACCGCGACGCGCTGTTCGACATCGGCGTGGCCGGGCCGCTGGCGGGGCTGGTCGCGGCCATCGTCGTCTCGACGGTGGGGCTGCTGATGGACCCCATCAGCGTACCGGCCAGTGTGCAGAACAGCCCCGACGCCATCGTCATCGAGTTCGGCTACCCGCCGCTGCTCCACGGACTGTCGATGCTGACGGGCCAGCCGCTCACGTACAGCGACCCCGGCATGGCCGTCAACCCGGTCGTCTTCGGCGGCTGGATCGGGCTGTTCGTCACCTTCCTCAACCTCATCCCCGTCGGCCAGCTGGACGGCGGCCACATCGTCCGGGCGATGGCCGGCGAGAACGCCGAGCGTGTCGCCGCGTTCGTCCCGCTGTCGCTGTTCGCCCTGGCGGGCTACCTCTTCTTCGTCCAGGGGCTGGACATCCGCGACTCCGTGGCCATCTGGACGTTCTGGGGGTTCATCACCATCGGCCTGGCCTACGCGGGCCACGCGACCCCCATCTACGACGAGCCGCTCGACCGCAAGCGGATGGCCGTCGGCCTGCTCACGTTCGTCCTGGGCCTGCTCTGCTTCACGCCGGTGCCGTTCCAGTACGTCGGTGGCTTCTGA
- a CDS encoding DUF7526 family protein: MTRTLDGEVLHVVPPEELDDYDIEDELQSMAESRYILVCRAGGKPSWLERVRSFFTRRPIEATTLVSETGADEGDEVTATVHETDLPGVYEATDLRT, encoded by the coding sequence ATGACCCGAACGCTGGACGGCGAGGTGCTGCACGTCGTCCCGCCAGAGGAACTGGACGACTACGACATCGAGGACGAACTCCAGTCGATGGCGGAGTCACGCTACATCCTCGTCTGCCGGGCGGGCGGGAAGCCGTCGTGGCTCGAACGGGTTCGCTCGTTCTTCACGCGACGACCCATCGAGGCGACGACGCTGGTCTCCGAGACCGGCGCCGACGAGGGCGACGAGGTGACCGCGACGGTCCATGAGACGGACCTGCCGGGCGTCTACGAGGCGACGGACCTGCGAACCTGA
- a CDS encoding class I SAM-dependent DNA methyltransferase, whose amino-acid sequence MDPVRQVMDAVADADTGNELYGAFAPLYDIFFAERCDYDTLATFVSDRAPAGARSVAVGACGTGRLLARLADRYDRAVGLDRSAAMLRLAGGRTDTALVRADLRTVVAPGAFDLFTVTGNSLAHLPAGAPDGVRTAFERAAESLRSGGTLVCDFMLTDSLMNGYVTEDTVETDRCRVERRVVTRVEDRGADDLGAAGRYDYEFTMTDRRTGETARAEASLPVRVFEPEALPGVALSAGFTEAALVDPPTPYGGGLVARVPE is encoded by the coding sequence ATGGACCCGGTCCGACAGGTGATGGACGCCGTCGCCGACGCCGACACCGGAAACGAGCTCTACGGCGCGTTCGCCCCGCTGTACGATATCTTCTTCGCCGAGCGCTGTGACTACGACACGCTCGCGACGTTCGTCTCCGACCGCGCACCAGCGGGCGCGCGGTCGGTCGCCGTCGGCGCCTGTGGGACCGGGCGACTGCTCGCCCGCCTGGCCGACCGCTACGACCGGGCGGTCGGCCTCGACCGCAGCGCGGCGATGCTCCGGCTGGCCGGCGGGCGGACCGACACGGCGCTGGTCCGCGCGGACCTCCGAACGGTCGTCGCGCCCGGCGCGTTCGACCTCTTCACCGTGACCGGGAACTCGCTGGCCCACCTCCCCGCGGGCGCCCCAGACGGCGTGCGGACAGCGTTCGAGCGTGCCGCCGAGAGCCTGCGTTCCGGTGGGACGCTGGTCTGTGACTTCATGCTGACCGACAGCCTGATGAACGGCTACGTGACCGAAGATACGGTCGAGACGGACCGGTGCCGCGTGGAGCGCCGGGTCGTCACGCGCGTCGAGGACCGGGGCGCGGACGACCTCGGCGCGGCGGGCCGCTACGACTACGAGTTCACGATGACCGACCGGCGGACGGGCGAGACAGCCCGCGCCGAGGCGTCGCTGCCGGTCAGAGTGTTCGAGCCGGAGGCGCTGCCCGGTGTCGCGCTCTCGGCCGGATTCACCGAGGCGGCTCTCGTCGACCCACCGACGCCGTACGGCGGCGGGCTCGTGGCACGAGTGCCCGAGTAG
- a CDS encoding 30S ribosomal protein S8e, with the protein MKFQGRSTTKRTGGRRRRTHKKRKHQMGTSPTETRVGEPRLKTVDARGGTTKVRAITTNRATVATDDGTVSAEVEDVTENDANPNYVRRNIVTKGAIVETSEGRARVTSRPGQDGQINAVLVE; encoded by the coding sequence ATGAAATTCCAGGGCCGCTCCACGACGAAGCGAACCGGTGGCCGGCGACGCCGCACCCACAAGAAGCGAAAGCATCAGATGGGGACCTCCCCGACCGAGACTCGCGTCGGCGAACCCCGCCTGAAGACGGTCGACGCCCGCGGCGGCACGACCAAGGTCCGCGCCATCACGACCAACCGCGCGACGGTCGCCACCGACGACGGCACCGTCAGCGCCGAGGTCGAGGACGTCACCGAGAACGACGCCAACCCGAACTACGTCCGACGGAACATCGTCACGAAGGGCGCCATCGTCGAGACGAGCGAGGGCCGTGCCCGCGTCACCTCCCGTCCCGGCCAGGACGGGCAGATCAACGCCGTTCTCGTCGAGTAG
- a CDS encoding PaaI family thioesterase, producing the protein MTDANREFVANHDHLRGLGITIEAQEEGWVRASLPHQDELTNPGSDTIQGGVVSTLIDHLGGAVLRTTLDDPLATPHASTDLSVSFLRPADGDLTAEGTALRVGGSMAVVRVEVTTGDGDEEQLAADGRVTMHVKRD; encoded by the coding sequence ATGACCGACGCCAACCGCGAGTTCGTCGCGAACCACGACCACCTGCGCGGCCTCGGCATCACCATCGAGGCCCAGGAGGAGGGCTGGGTCCGGGCCAGCCTGCCCCATCAGGACGAGCTGACGAACCCGGGGAGCGACACCATCCAGGGCGGCGTGGTATCGACGCTCATCGACCACCTCGGCGGGGCGGTACTGCGGACGACGCTCGATGACCCGCTCGCGACGCCACACGCCTCGACCGACCTCAGCGTCTCCTTCCTCCGGCCCGCGGACGGCGACCTCACCGCCGAGGGGACCGCGCTCCGGGTTGGCGGCTCGATGGCCGTCGTCCGCGTCGAGGTGACCACCGGCGACGGCGACGAGGAACAGCTGGCCGCCGATGGGCGAGTCACGATGCACGTCAAGCGCGATTGA
- a CDS encoding transcription initiation factor IIB — protein sequence MSTTATTCPECDGRLRSEGTETVCGECGLVVSEDAMDRGPEWRSFADDDTDPRRTGAPLTRSRHDRGLSTEIGRSTRLKGRKRRRVARMRKHHKRASVGGKADRNQVYGFTEVRRLVSQLELPESVRDRACVLFESAQDAGLLQGRSIEGFAAAAVYATCRTASVSRTRTEIVDTARADAGELAAAYDALNRELGLPTGPIDPSEYLARFASKLELPNAVERRARTLAEAGADAGLVNGRNPSGFAGGCLYAAAREHGCDLTQREAAEVADVTPVTLRTAYRDVRDLDANEWDGEDETPEGCGAVPADD from the coding sequence ATGAGCACGACGGCGACCACGTGCCCCGAGTGCGACGGCCGACTGCGTAGCGAGGGAACCGAGACCGTGTGTGGCGAGTGCGGACTGGTGGTCTCCGAGGACGCGATGGACCGCGGCCCGGAGTGGCGGAGCTTCGCGGACGACGATACGGACCCGCGGCGGACCGGGGCACCGCTGACGAGAAGTCGACACGACCGCGGCCTCTCCACGGAGATCGGCCGGTCGACACGCCTGAAGGGCCGCAAGCGCCGACGCGTCGCCCGGATGCGCAAACACCACAAGCGCGCGTCGGTCGGCGGCAAGGCCGACCGGAACCAGGTGTACGGGTTCACGGAGGTCCGGCGGCTGGTGAGCCAGCTCGAACTCCCGGAGAGCGTGCGCGACCGCGCCTGCGTCCTGTTCGAGTCCGCCCAGGACGCCGGACTGTTGCAGGGACGCTCCATCGAGGGGTTCGCCGCCGCCGCGGTGTACGCCACCTGCCGGACGGCGTCGGTCTCGCGGACGCGGACCGAGATCGTCGACACCGCCCGGGCGGACGCGGGCGAACTCGCGGCCGCGTACGACGCACTCAACCGTGAGCTCGGGCTCCCGACGGGACCGATAGACCCCTCGGAGTACCTCGCCCGGTTCGCCTCGAAGCTCGAGCTCCCGAACGCCGTCGAGCGCCGTGCCCGCACCCTCGCGGAGGCGGGCGCGGACGCCGGGCTCGTGAACGGCCGGAACCCGAGCGGCTTCGCCGGCGGCTGCCTGTACGCTGCCGCCCGCGAGCACGGGTGCGACCTCACCCAGCGCGAGGCCGCCGAGGTGGCGGATGTGACGCCGGTGACCCTCCGCACGGCCTACCGGGACGTGCGTGACCTTGACGCGAACGAGTGGGACGGCGAGGACGAGACTCCGGAGGGGTGCGGCGCCGTGCCCGCCGACGACTGA
- a CDS encoding acyl-CoA dehydrogenase family protein — protein sequence MDFSEPAEATQIKKALDDFIEQEVAPLEAEHPEFLGEDYQRHIVDEDHYQVPEYREVVEEIRHKSVEAGFYGMDMPEEVGGGGVDLVTSAIVAEHLANRPPGFHSAITGGAGGPTKVLLACTDEQREEYLDPLMDGEITTCFALTEPDHGSDPHYMDTTAEKDGDEWVIDGEKYWITNAPYADFAMVFARTSGEKGEYGGITCFLVDSDQYEVEKVHRTMGLTPGGQAQLRFDGARVGEDAVLGEVDNGFGTAMSWIGGGRIKIAANAVGTAQFLLDTAVDYARDRETFGKPIGHRQGVSFQLADLATDVQQVRQLYRYAAWKIENGERARMEESMAKLRGAELANHAADVAMQVYGGAGFMKDAPIEREYRTARVLRIFEGTDEIQRRTIARELI from the coding sequence ATGGATTTCAGCGAACCGGCCGAGGCGACACAGATCAAGAAGGCGCTGGACGACTTCATCGAGCAGGAAGTGGCGCCGCTGGAGGCCGAGCACCCGGAGTTCCTCGGCGAGGATTACCAGCGTCACATCGTCGACGAGGACCACTACCAGGTGCCCGAGTACCGCGAGGTGGTCGAGGAGATACGGCACAAATCCGTCGAGGCGGGCTTCTACGGGATGGATATGCCCGAGGAGGTGGGTGGCGGCGGCGTGGACCTCGTCACCTCGGCCATCGTCGCCGAGCATCTCGCGAACCGGCCGCCGGGGTTCCACTCGGCCATCACCGGCGGCGCGGGCGGCCCGACGAAGGTGCTGCTGGCCTGTACCGACGAGCAGCGCGAGGAGTACCTCGACCCGCTGATGGACGGCGAGATAACGACCTGCTTCGCGCTCACGGAACCGGACCACGGGTCGGACCCCCACTACATGGACACGACCGCCGAGAAGGACGGCGACGAGTGGGTCATCGACGGGGAGAAGTACTGGATCACGAACGCGCCCTACGCGGACTTCGCGATGGTGTTCGCGCGCACGTCCGGCGAGAAGGGAGAGTACGGCGGCATCACCTGCTTCCTCGTCGATTCCGACCAGTACGAGGTCGAGAAGGTCCACCGGACGATGGGCCTGACCCCGGGCGGACAGGCGCAGCTCCGGTTCGACGGCGCCCGTGTCGGCGAGGACGCCGTGCTGGGCGAGGTGGACAACGGGTTCGGGACCGCGATGAGCTGGATCGGCGGCGGCCGCATCAAGATCGCCGCCAACGCCGTCGGCACCGCACAGTTCCTCCTCGACACCGCCGTCGACTACGCCCGCGACCGCGAGACGTTCGGCAAGCCCATCGGCCACCGGCAGGGCGTCTCCTTCCAGCTGGCCGACCTCGCCACCGACGTCCAGCAGGTCCGCCAGCTCTACCGCTACGCCGCGTGGAAGATAGAGAACGGCGAGCGCGCGCGGATGGAGGAGTCGATGGCGAAACTCCGGGGCGCGGAACTCGCCAACCATGCCGCCGATGTCGCGATGCAGGTGTACGGCGGGGCCGGCTTCATGAAGGACGCCCCCATCGAGCGCGAGTACCGCACCGCGCGGGTGCTCCGCATCTTCGAGGGGACCGACGAGATACAGCGCCGGACCATCGCCCGGGAACTCATCTAG
- a CDS encoding M14 family metallopeptidase, with protein sequence MSEHSFTDADISRRRFVQLSAATGAALALPGNATADASAEAFDAEYQYVQNHTPADYAVPTAIEATDAAALSAIASIAPDARTTTEPAPAAYAALTTEQAEQVADLPTATDIHFAPGGNPFWRLGYYPLGVFPDPARCVDYLDIEEVGAGFEHLADDHADRIRVFGIGQSAGKYNDLTARRDPRDVMVVEVAENVGDRAAFSEKRQVLVNCTIHGNERAGGEAAPRFIERLLTGNEPEIEDLLDDYALVFTFTNPDGWAARRPQYESNGVPNAPLHERGNLGGDTNRQYPNPGWVSPAHTIAEPQGRTLDGTTDPPDYVADTVPDTLAFIEHCRTYENLVSAIDLHGMLSSKDFVLALDGASQSDTGALQNSFELIERIGKNITAALSEWETAGRTISEVTGGTNPSYAGLSVVPEQAFNAGTPVETIGYSGTGFVDEWMSFPERLGGLDVPSLTMEMAYSNTVGGNVYDPARVGMQVDGYQAAIRGAVEFATRDVVGRFESDGDIAFVDTDSLVRSSDALDVGDDEGGDGGDDRSDSGSGNTSSAATASPTATTAEMATLPAGGTTTQTYTVEAATTRFAVSPHVHESVASAELVAPDGTTVRTFDATEGRALGGACCALPTWEVTDPQAGDWTLRFTDELASGSSVQTQFAATQGSVDAPDPAAELGYEQRDYEVDPLQYFRDLDDDATGDVDGLPVGAIAGDDEETERQGGRPDFARMLGADPTRSDETDPLAAYDHVVASHDDGIGNADYVAALEAFVSDGGNLVLTDSGLDLLGAMDGVAIENGDVTTAEDNYVARLDTVTDHPLVTGRDPIQDHLWYIAPLGYAENEAPVTSIDQAAFESAGGTVAGLTGGRVVVGTLELGAGTIQVVGSLLPPAKQTNLHPFGMVDYAATYFGHLVMTNALFAQQVREVNGEETVRIGRGDDGA encoded by the coding sequence GTGTCCGAGCATTCGTTCACCGACGCGGATATCTCCCGTCGACGGTTCGTACAGCTCTCGGCGGCGACCGGCGCGGCGCTCGCGCTGCCCGGCAACGCGACTGCCGACGCCAGCGCCGAGGCGTTCGACGCCGAGTACCAGTACGTCCAGAACCACACGCCCGCGGACTACGCGGTCCCGACGGCCATCGAGGCCACGGACGCGGCCGCGCTGTCGGCCATCGCGAGCATCGCGCCGGACGCCCGGACGACGACAGAGCCGGCGCCCGCGGCGTATGCGGCGCTGACGACGGAGCAGGCCGAGCAGGTGGCCGACCTGCCGACGGCGACGGACATCCACTTCGCGCCCGGCGGCAACCCGTTCTGGCGGCTGGGCTACTACCCGCTGGGGGTCTTTCCGGACCCCGCTCGCTGTGTGGACTACCTCGACATCGAGGAGGTCGGCGCCGGCTTCGAGCACCTCGCCGACGACCACGCCGACCGGATTCGCGTCTTCGGCATCGGGCAGAGCGCCGGCAAGTACAACGACCTGACGGCGCGGCGCGACCCGCGCGACGTGATGGTCGTCGAGGTGGCCGAGAACGTCGGGGACCGCGCGGCGTTCAGCGAGAAGCGCCAGGTACTCGTCAACTGCACCATCCACGGCAACGAGCGGGCCGGCGGCGAGGCCGCCCCCCGGTTCATCGAGCGGCTCCTGACGGGCAACGAGCCCGAAATCGAGGACCTGCTCGACGACTACGCGCTCGTCTTCACGTTCACCAACCCGGACGGCTGGGCCGCCCGCCGCCCGCAGTACGAGAGCAACGGCGTGCCGAACGCGCCGCTCCACGAGCGCGGCAACCTCGGCGGCGACACCAACCGCCAGTACCCCAATCCGGGCTGGGTGTCGCCGGCCCACACCATCGCCGAGCCGCAGGGCCGCACCCTCGACGGGACGACGGACCCGCCGGACTACGTGGCCGACACGGTGCCGGACACGCTCGCGTTCATCGAGCACTGCCGGACCTACGAGAACCTCGTCAGCGCCATCGACCTCCACGGGATGCTCTCCTCGAAGGACTTCGTCCTCGCGCTCGACGGCGCCTCCCAGTCCGACACCGGAGCGCTGCAGAACAGCTTCGAACTCATCGAACGCATCGGCAAGAACATCACCGCGGCCCTGTCCGAGTGGGAGACGGCCGGGCGGACCATCTCCGAGGTGACCGGCGGAACGAACCCCAGCTACGCCGGGCTCTCCGTCGTCCCGGAGCAGGCGTTCAACGCCGGGACGCCCGTCGAGACCATCGGCTACTCCGGCACGGGCTTCGTCGACGAGTGGATGTCGTTCCCCGAACGCCTCGGGGGGTTGGACGTCCCCAGCCTGACGATGGAGATGGCCTACTCGAACACCGTCGGCGGCAACGTCTACGACCCCGCTCGCGTCGGGATGCAGGTCGACGGCTACCAGGCCGCCATCCGCGGTGCTGTCGAGTTCGCCACCCGCGACGTGGTCGGTCGCTTCGAGTCCGACGGCGATATCGCGTTCGTCGACACGGACAGCCTCGTGCGCTCCTCGGACGCCCTCGATGTCGGCGACGACGAGGGCGGTGACGGGGGCGATGACAGGAGCGACAGCGGGAGCGGGAACACCAGCAGCGCCGCGACAGCGAGTCCCACGGCGACGACGGCCGAGATGGCCACCCTGCCGGCCGGCGGAACCACGACCCAGACGTACACCGTGGAGGCGGCGACCACCCGGTTCGCGGTCTCCCCGCACGTCCACGAGTCGGTGGCGAGCGCCGAGCTGGTCGCCCCCGACGGGACGACCGTTCGCACCTTCGACGCGACGGAGGGCCGTGCGCTCGGCGGGGCCTGCTGTGCGCTCCCGACGTGGGAGGTGACCGACCCGCAGGCCGGCGACTGGACGCTCCGGTTCACGGACGAACTGGCGTCGGGGAGCAGCGTGCAGACGCAGTTCGCCGCGACGCAGGGGAGCGTCGACGCCCCCGACCCGGCGGCGGAACTCGGCTACGAGCAGCGCGATTACGAGGTCGACCCGCTCCAGTACTTCCGCGACCTCGACGACGACGCGACCGGTGACGTCGATGGGCTCCCCGTGGGCGCCATCGCCGGCGACGACGAGGAGACCGAGCGGCAGGGAGGCCGGCCGGACTTCGCCCGGATGCTCGGTGCGGACCCGACCCGGAGCGACGAGACGGATCCGCTCGCGGCCTACGACCACGTCGTCGCAAGCCACGACGACGGCATCGGGAACGCCGACTACGTCGCGGCCCTCGAAGCGTTCGTCAGCGACGGCGGGAATCTCGTTCTGACGGATTCGGGGCTGGACCTGCTCGGGGCGATGGACGGCGTCGCCATCGAGAACGGCGATGTCACGACGGCCGAGGACAACTACGTCGCCCGCCTCGACACCGTCACCGACCACCCGCTCGTCACCGGCCGGGACCCAATCCAGGACCACCTCTGGTACATCGCGCCGCTGGGCTACGCGGAGAACGAGGCCCCCGTGACAAGCATCGACCAGGCCGCCTTCGAAAGCGCCGGCGGCACCGTCGCCGGGCTGACGGGCGGCCGGGTCGTCGTCGGGACGCTCGAACTCGGTGCCGGCACCATCCAGGTCGTCGGGAGCCTGCTCCCGCCGGCGAAGCAGACCAACCTCCACCCGTTCGGGATGGTGGACTACGCGGCGACCTACTTCGGCCACCTCGTGATGACGAACGCGCTGTTCGCCCAGCAGGTCCGCGAGGTGAACGGTGAGGAGACCGTCCGCATCGGGCGTGGGGACGACGGGGCCTGA
- a CDS encoding ParA family protein: protein MSERESWGRTAGDDDATTLALVGAVGGAGTTRLTVECAAALASEGRDVAVLDAAYATQGLANHCPGRIDPDVTTCVTGSRSLDAGLVTLPLDTPGRVACLPAYAPFERLARAKTPEAAQRLEELFDAAASRFDAVLLDVPPVASNQAVAAVTAADRVALVTPDSRRGADALPRAADRLRDLGEVPDCEVANAGASGGTTEGTVQRADVTLPASAATAPDAAPAYGDGGAFAAAVARVLAATLDVAIEPDDDGGLGEYVPGLSG, encoded by the coding sequence ATGTCCGAGCGCGAGAGCTGGGGGCGAACGGCGGGGGACGACGACGCGACAACGCTGGCGCTGGTGGGTGCCGTCGGCGGGGCAGGGACGACCAGGCTGACCGTCGAGTGTGCCGCGGCGCTGGCGAGCGAGGGACGGGACGTGGCAGTGCTGGATGCGGCCTACGCCACGCAGGGCCTGGCCAACCACTGCCCGGGGCGTATCGACCCCGACGTGACGACCTGCGTGACCGGGAGCCGGTCGCTGGACGCGGGGCTGGTGACGCTCCCGCTGGACACGCCCGGGCGGGTCGCGTGCCTGCCGGCCTACGCGCCGTTCGAGCGGCTAGCACGGGCGAAGACACCCGAGGCGGCGCAGCGGCTGGAGGAACTGTTCGACGCGGCCGCCAGCCGGTTCGACGCCGTGCTGCTGGACGTGCCGCCGGTGGCGTCCAATCAGGCGGTCGCGGCCGTCACGGCCGCCGACCGGGTCGCGCTGGTGACGCCGGATTCGAGACGCGGCGCCGACGCGCTCCCGCGGGCGGCCGACCGACTCCGCGACCTCGGCGAAGTTCCCGACTGCGAGGTGGCGAACGCCGGTGCGAGCGGCGGCACCACCGAGGGAACCGTCCAGCGGGCGGACGTGACCCTGCCGGCGAGCGCGGCGACGGCCCCCGACGCGGCGCCGGCCTACGGCGATGGTGGCGCGTTCGCGGCGGCCGTCGCGAGGGTTCTCGCAGCGACGCTCGATGTCGCCATCGAGCCCGATGACGACGGGGGCCTCGGCGAGTACGTGCCCGGACTCTCGGGGTAG